A region of the Vibrio rumoiensis genome:
TCGCTGTGATTGCGAAACAAAGCCATTAAAAATAAGATAAAGAGCTATAAAAGATAATTTGTCATCTTTTTTAAGCTCATTTACTTTCCCTTCAACTACTGTTAACAACTCTGTTAAATCCGTAACCACACTTTTAGAGCCTGTTGTCATGTGGTTAGATAGTTGAGATAAGAAACCTTCTAGTTTCATGCTGCCTGCACCTTTATATAGGTCAGGTCTTCCAACCCAATATTGAGGTGCCATCGGCATTTGTACAATTCCAGCTCTCTCAAGAGAATAATCATAAGTTTCTTTTTCAACCGTGGGCTGACGCATAATGAATTCTGTTATGACATGTCTTGCAAGCCTTGATAGCCCTTGGATAGTAAACCATGTTTTCTTTTTAATTCTGCATGTTTCTGTATACGAATGAGTCGTGATTAACTGGTCTGGAAGTTTTCGTAAGTTATGAATATATTGTGATCGAGCTTGGTAAGCATTTGATAAGGCTTTAGACAAGTCATTTTTAGATATAGGGTTTAGAACGTCTTCTGCTTCTTCTCGATAGTATGAAGGACTTATATTTTCTAGAGAAAAGTCTCTAAATCGACGACTTAGGGATGTATGTTCAATATCTAAAAGAGCTGCCCTCACTTTTTCTGAGATTATTTCATCTGCATCAGATAACGCTGAATCAATTAGCCGTCTTTTTCTCTGGTCATAATTTAACCATGATGCTTTATGACCATCGAAATTTTGTGCAAGGGATTCTATAGAAGCAACCAATAATGTATACGCCAATTCGAAGTCATCAGCTATACGTTGCATGCCTGTAACGTATGTTCGAATTGAACTCATTACCCCTAGGTAAGTGTGTCTTTTTAAGCCGATAAGATGTTTTATTAGTTTTAGTAAGTGTTCTTCGTCTTTATCATTACAGTAAACATCTTTATCAAACACCCGTTTTACTACTTGCTTTGGTGTAGAGTGTGTAGAGATTCCACGTTGATCACCAAGCAATCTATCAGTAAGAGTATAGCTAGGTGAGGCTGTACAGTTCAAAGCAAATGAAATAATGGCTGAAAAATCAAGTATATATGGATCTACTCCATGTGAGGCGAGTACCCCTGCACCATGACCGCTAGCCTCGATTAGTTCTTCTAATTCATAAACAATAGCGTTTGACTGTCCTAAGTTTGATGTTGATAAAAGGGAGCCAGCTTCTGTATCCAGCTTTTTATCTCGGTTTAGTCTTAAATTTGTATAAAGTATTCCTCGTAGACTATTTCTATACTCAACATCTCTTTGGAACATTTTTCCTGAACATATCTGTAGCATTATGGAGCCTTCAACCAATAATCAACTATAGGCATATTCATACATTAGAGAAACTAGGTCAATGGTAGGAGGAGGACATCCTACATATTGTTAGTGCTAAACAGGAATGGGGTAAAAATGTGTCAATGAGATAGTTGAATTTGCAATCTCATTCTATTTTTATAAACGCAAAAAGCCTGACTATTTCTAGTCAGGCTTTCTAAATTTGGAGGCGCCTCCCGGAGTCGAACCGAGGTCCACGGATTTGCAATCCGCTGCATAGCCACTCTGCCAAGGCGCCATATAATACTGAGTATTGATTTGAAGAGAAATCTTCGGGGTAACAAGAGCAAGATTTAGATGGTGCCCCGGGCCGGACTTGAACCGGCACAGCGCGAACGCCGAGGGATTTTAAATCCCTTGTGTCTACCAATTCCACCACCAGGGCACAAGCAACCTAAATTGCAAGGCTCCTAACTGAACAGTTAGAACACCATCGCCTTCACTAGAAGACGAGGCATACTTTATAGGATTGAGCTCAGAGGTAAACAATTATTTTCAAAAATTGAGTTCAAGTGCCTGCTTTTTCGGCTTTTTGGTTTGTTTGTAAGCAGTTAAGGTGAGATCTAATCTATCCGTTTCACATTTTCTTTTTCGTTAATGTATTACTCTTGAACTTATTAGAATGAATTTACTCAAGTGAAATACATTGGGAGTCGCTCATGTTGCATCTTCATCGCATGTCATTACGCCCTAAAAACTGGCGAATGATTGGTCGCGGCGGTCTTGTATCCATATTTTTAGCCTCGCTATTAATTGGTTGTACTCCCTCTGAGCCAACTCAAGCCTCTGGCACGTTAGAGAGAGAGCGCATTAGCTTATTGGCGACAGAGGGGGAAATCATCGTTGCACGGCCAATCGCGGAAGGCAGCTTGGTTAAACAGGGGCAAGTCCTGTTGCAATTAGACAATAAAAACCAACAGGCGAGAGTTGCGAAAGCAAAGGCCGAGTTGATGCAAGCCAAAGCAAATCTAACCAAAATATTAAATGGTGAGCGGGCGGAAGATATTGACGCAGCAAAGGCCAATTTAGCGAATAGCAAAGCGAAACTTACGGATGCTCAAAAACACTATCGCCGGATCTCAGAATTAGTCACCAAGAAGTTGGTTTCGGTGGCTGAACGGGATAATGCGTTAGCTGAACGGGATGCAGCTCAAGCCAGTTATGACTCCAGCTATCAAATATGGCAAAGAATGACCAAGGGAAGCCGAGTGGAAGATATCGATGCGGCGCAGGCTCAATTCGCGGCGGCTAAAGCTCAATTTGTTCTTGAGCGCCACAAACTAGGTGAGCTCACCATCAAAGCCACTCGAAACGGTATATTAGACTCCTTACCCTATCAGCTTGGTGAGCGGGTTCCTCAGCATGCAGTTGTGGCGATTGTGCAAGCAAACTCTCGCCCCTACGCACGAGTGTATATCCCTGAACCATACAAGTATAAAGTCCATGTTGGTGCGCTATTACCTGTGCATGTGGATGGCGTTGCGTCGGTGATGCAAGGCAAGGTTCGTTGGAGTTCGGTGGAACCAGCCTTTACCCCCTATCGTAATATGACGGAGGACGATCGTTCACGTTTGGTGTATTTAACTGAAATTGATTTACCAGAATCCGCTGATTCCTTACCCTCTGGAATTCCTCTGCAAGTGGATTTGGAGGCGAAGTAAATGTCCCAGGAAATTGCGATCCAAGCCCACAACGTAGTGAAACAATTTGGTGATTTTAAAGCGATTGATGATATTTCATTAACGGTGCCGAAGGGCTGTATTTATGGATTTTTAGGGCCAAATGGATGTGGTAAATCGACCACTATTCGCACCTTGACAGGACTATTGACTCCAACCTCTGGTGAGATAGAAGTACTGGGCTACCACATTCCAAAAGATGCTGAGAAGCTAAGGCTAAAAATTGGCTATATGACGCAGAAATTCTCGCTTTATGAGGACTTAACCATAGAAGAAAACCTAACCTTTATGGGGCAGATCTATGGCATGGAAAAACATCGGCTTAAATCAAGAATAGAAGGACAACTGAATACCTATGGTTTAGATCAACTGAGAAAGCAGCGGGTGAAGGGCATGAGTGGAGGGCAAAAGCAGCGCCTGTCGTTAGCCTCTGCCACGATCAATCAACCGGAATTGTTATTTTTAGATGAACCAACCTCGGCGGTTGATCCTGAAAATCGTCGTGACTTTTGGGAAAAACTGTTCGATCTTTCCGATCAAGGCACCACTATTTTGATCACTAGCCATTACATGGATGAAGCCGAAAAGTGCCATCGATTGGCGATTATGGAAGCGGGGAAGATTCGGGCCGATGGCGAGCCGGAGGTCTTGATGCAGCAAATGGGAGTCAATATTGTTGAAATTAAAGCGGATAATCTTCGTCAATTGAAACAACAATTACTGCTCAAACCTGAGATCCGCACCGCTGCACAGTTAGGGATGCGGTTACGGGTATTGATTTATCAAAGTGTCGCGGATCCAATTGATT
Encoded here:
- a CDS encoding ABC transporter ATP-binding protein, which gives rise to MSQEIAIQAHNVVKQFGDFKAIDDISLTVPKGCIYGFLGPNGCGKSTTIRTLTGLLTPTSGEIEVLGYHIPKDAEKLRLKIGYMTQKFSLYEDLTIEENLTFMGQIYGMEKHRLKSRIEGQLNTYGLDQLRKQRVKGMSGGQKQRLSLASATINQPELLFLDEPTSAVDPENRRDFWEKLFDLSDQGTTILITSHYMDEAEKCHRLAIMEAGKIRADGEPEVLMQQMGVNIVEIKADNLRQLKQQLLLKPEIRTAAQLGMRLRVLIYQSVADPIDWLRKTFPPLVNCEMNRVRPTLEDVFVSVTGEGRQ
- a CDS encoding HlyD family secretion protein; its protein translation is MIGRGGLVSIFLASLLIGCTPSEPTQASGTLERERISLLATEGEIIVARPIAEGSLVKQGQVLLQLDNKNQQARVAKAKAELMQAKANLTKILNGERAEDIDAAKANLANSKAKLTDAQKHYRRISELVTKKLVSVAERDNALAERDAAQASYDSSYQIWQRMTKGSRVEDIDAAQAQFAAAKAQFVLERHKLGELTIKATRNGILDSLPYQLGERVPQHAVVAIVQANSRPYARVYIPEPYKYKVHVGALLPVHVDGVASVMQGKVRWSSVEPAFTPYRNMTEDDRSRLVYLTEIDLPESADSLPSGIPLQVDLEAK